From the genome of Pirellulales bacterium:
AGTTTGACTAAAATCAAAGGCAGGAGCGGGAGGATAGTAACCAGGATCCAAGCGACCAATCCGAACGTCGAAAGACGTTTGAGAATGGAAAAGTGGTTGGCGGCGGCAACCTCGAGCGCGGTGTAATAGTTCGGATCGATTCGCACCAACTGCAGGCGCAACGGCGCTTGTGAAGTGTTTTCAATCCGCAGGTACAAGGCTTGCAAGCCGCGCCGACTAAGCGGAACGCCGAACCTCCGTTCGCTTTCCAGCGCGTCGAGCACGGCAACGGTGGCACGGGCGCGCGGTTCCTGTTGAATCTCTGCCCGGCTGAGGAAAGCCCTGTACGTGGGATCCGGAGCGTATCGCGTCGTGACAATTCGCTTGAGTAGGTCGAACATCGGCTCGATTGGATCCTTGGAGGGAGGAACACCAAACGCGTCGGCTGCGTTCGCAGTCTGGATATCGCGAGTCGCGAACGCCGAGCGCAGGTTCGTCCATCGCGATTATGCTCTCTGTACTTCGCTGTTCCCCAACGGTGCCTGGGAATGTGCCTGATTTTGGGGCTCCGGCGGGTCCTGGGGAGTCCGCCGAGCCGCAGGATAGGCACCGCGGCGGTTTCTGGTACAATGCTTGATCATAGTTGTACCAGCGGAGCGTCTAAGTCGAGCGTCCGATCGCAATGCTTAGGATGGTATGCCGTTGGGACTTGTGGCGACCTGACCAGACGAGATTCGATTTCCCACATTCAGCATCTTCCACGACCGGCTCTGGCATGGGACGCAGGCAAGTGGTTTAAACAGCCAGAACAGTCGTTTTGACAGCCAGCCAGGACAACTAGCATCAAGTGCCTTCGGCTGATCGAGTGTGATGGGGCGACCAAATTCCACAGGAAGGGCTGGCGATGAACTCGGCGACAATGAAGGTCCTGGGGATTTTTCGACGCTATCGCGTTGGTCCGGGCGAGATGTTGTTTATCCATAATCTCGATCATGCCCCCCAGGTGGCGATGGCCAAGCTAATTTCGGACGGACTGGTATTAAAGGAGCGGGCGAAGAACGCCTACTGCCTGACCAACACTGGCTTTGCCGCCGTGCAATCGTTGTAAGAAGTCCGCCGCCGTCATTGAATGCGCGCGTGGCCGGCTGCGTTGTGGCCTGATCGCGTGGGGTATCCGCCCGACAGTCTGTCGTATTCGGCTCCGCCACATCTCTACCCCGCTGGACTCGGATGCCAAAGACAAAGCAAAGGCGCGCCGCTGCCGAGGTTGCAGTCAGGCGTGGGTCGCGCGTTCGCGTTGCGCGGACCAAAGTCGGCTGGGGCGTTTTTGCCGAGCGCTGGTTTGCCGCCAGCGAGATCATCGGCGAGATCGAGGGGCACATCATCGACGACCTCGACTACGGCTCGCGGTATTGCATGGATCTGGGCGATAGCCGCTGCCTGGAACCGGCGCCCCCTTTTCGATTCATGAATCATTGTTGCGAGCCGAATTGCACGTTTAGCTGGCACGATATCGAAGGGCGGAATGGTCAACCGGCGCAGCGCCGTGTTTTCGTGATTGCGAACTATCGCATCGCACGCGGCGAAGAGCTAACGATCGACTACCGCTGGCCGCCGCACATGGCCATTCCGTGTCGTTGCGGTGCCGAATCGTGTCGTCAATGGGTTGTGGCCGAGAGTGACCTGGATACCGTGCTCGCCGCGATCGCCACACAGAGGTCAGTTGCCAAACAGGCGAGTGCCCCGTCGCAAATCGGCCCGTGATTCTGGCGGGCCGCGATTCAAGTGAAAGATCAGTCGCATATCCCCGGCAGCCGGCGTTGCTGGGCCGGCTGCCGAGGACATCGCGTTGTTCAACTCGCACGATGTTAAGCGTGCGCTGTTCCAATGCGTGCTATGCGAGAGCTTGCTGGTGCGCTGACGTGCAGTCTAAATAGCAGCTTAGTAACGACCGCCGCGGCCGCCGCCGCCACCACCACCACCGCCTCCGCTGCGACCGCCGCCGTATCCGCCCGGCCGACGTCCGCCACCACCACCGCCACCGCCGCCGCCACGTGGGCCGCCGCGATCTTCGCGTGGCTTGGCCTCGTTGACCGTCAAGGGGCGACCTTCGTGCTCTTGCTCGTGCAAACCGCGGATCGCGGCTTGAGCTTCGGCTTCGGTGCCCATTTCCACAAAGGCGAATCCTTTGCTTCGGCCGGTCTCGCGGTCTTCAATGACCTGCACGCTTTGAATCGTGCCGAACGGGGCGAACAGCGCTTCCAGATCGGAATTCTTTACGCTGTAGCTCAGGTTCCCGACATACAGTTTCTTTCCCACCACTCGTCTCCTGTGGCTGCTGGAGTTTGTACTGTGGTTGTCGCACGACCGACGACACCATGAGAAGCATGGTGGGAACGCCGATAGCGCGGCAATCCCGATCAGAAATGACCACCAATGACAGTACAAATACCAGTGACATGCGGCCCACAATCATGCTTTCCGGGCCGACAAAGAAAGGGGTCGCAAATCGACCCAGGCAGGCGGGAAGTCGAGAGGTAAATCCCATGCCGCAAATTCGGCAGACGGGGGTGTCCCTGTTCGGCGGACCAACCAGCGATAGCTAGTATACCGGTTGCAGTGCAGGGCGATAGTCTTTCTGCCAGCAACCCGGCCGAATGGTAGCCCACAGCCGGCGCTGGAAGCGCCTGATTTCCGTTTGACCAGCGAAGCACATTTGATACCATAGGGCCACTGAGATTATGTACACGTGAGTCGATACTCCGTGCTTTGAGATTGCTTTTCGTGCAGCGGTACGCCTCGCACCTTTACCCAGGCTTGCGAAGATATCTCTCTCGACCGCGATTGATCTGACAGCTCAGTGCCGCCGGGCGCCTTCAGGTTGGATGGTGCGGATTTGCGATCATCTCACCACGGAAGGGGGCGCATCGAGCCTCGCTCCGGCTGTGATCTTTGATGTCGTTTTGTATGGGAGAGGTTTGAATGCCTCAGGGTACGATCAAGAAGTTGATTTCGGAAAAGGGCTTTGGATTCATCGCCGGCGAGCGGGGAGAGCTGTTCTTCCACCACTCGGCTGTGGAAGGTACGTCGATCGAGGCTTTGCACGAAGGCCAGACCGTCGAGTACACCGAAGGACGTGGTCCTAAGGGCCCCCGCGCTGAGAACGTCAAGGTCGTCTAACCTTGGCGTTTGATTGTGCGATCATGAGACTTGAGAGCCCCGCGGAGTAATCCACTCCGCGGGGGCTCTCGCTCGCGACGCCTGTGCCCCGCGGCAGGTTCTGGACTGTGGTCCTTCTGCCAGTGGTTCTTCTGCACGGTAATATTCCGCACAGTGATTTTTCCACACAGTAGTTTTTCCGCACTGTGGCTGTTACATCGTGACATCTAGGCGGCGCTTTTTCCGCATCACTACTCTGCGGCATCGTGCCCGAGAATCATAACGATTCGCCCGAGGTCCAAGCTTGTCAATCGTCAAGAGGTGAGTAAGGTGTCGACGCTCGAGCGGATTATTTCCCCCGATGCATTCGATCTGGAAAACGTGATCGCCGATCGAGAGGCCATCAACCAGGTCAATCCGCAGCGCTTCGAATGGGAGCAGCTATCGGCCGTCGTGCACGACGATCCAGATTCCCAGATCATCGTCGGATACAGGGATTTGACTGAGGATCAGTGGTGGTGCCGGGGGCATTTTCCCGGCAGGCCTTTGGTGCCTGGCGTGTTGATCTGCGAAGCAGCGGCCCAACTTTGCAGTTATCACGCGCAAATACACGATCTGACCAACGGCAAGACACTCGGCTTCGGCGGCCTCGACCGCGTGCGATTCCGCGAAATGGTGAGCGTGCCCAGCCGGCTGGTCATCATGGCCAAGGTAGTCAAGATTCGTCACGGCACGATGATCGTCTACCGGTTCCAATGCTACGTCCGCGACTCCTTGGTCTGCGATGGCGAGCTACGGGGCATTGGTCTGCCCGCACTTTAAAGCTCGCGCGGCGACGACGAGCTTTTCGTTACTTCTTTATGTGCTGCGTGTCGCTCGGTTGCTGCGCTTCTTTGGTCTTCTCTTTGGGCCCGAAGAGGGCTTCGGCGCACAACGGGTTGTTGAACATGGCCTCGTGATCGTGCCCCACGTCGGGTACCTCGACCCGCCGCCAGTTGAACGTCCAACCGTGCTTGCGCGCAAGTTCCTCGGCCGCCTGAAAGCAATTCTGTCCACGCTGCCAGCGGGTCGCTCCTTGCCGATCGGACTCGGGCGTTTTGCTTAGGTACTCGTCGCGCTCGGTGTCGTTCTTGCCCAGGTAGAGTGTGATCGGTTGCGCCAGAAAGTGGCGCAGCGCCTCGTCCGAAGAAAGATCATGCGGCAGCCCACCAAATCCGAGAGGGTACTGCTGATCGCGGTCGGGAAAAATATATGTCCCCGGATTCGCCACGACGATGCGCTCTGCACCGGCCGTGACAAATGCCGCCAAGCGGATCAAAAACTGCCCGCCCCCGGAATGGCCGATCAGGTAGTAGGGCATGTCCGGACGGTTTTCGCGGCGGCGAATCTCTGCGGCTAATTTGGGAATCAAGCTCCAGGTCCATTTTTCGCGCGGTTGGACTTTTCCTGCCACCTTCAAGCCGCCGAGTTGATAGCTCTCGAACGGAAAACGGTCCTCGGCAAACCGCGGCGCCACGATCAACGCGCTAAACCGGTCCCCCATGCCTCGGGCGTCGTTCCGATATTCCTCAGCATTACGCAGGACGCCATGAAAAACCAGGATCATCGGCCCGTCGCGGTAAGACTCGGGCTTGTGCGTGAACACCTCCAGCGGCGTCCCATCGACATCGACGGTCAAGGCGTGCGCACCGTGCGGGATGTCTGGTGCAGCGCTGACCAGCAACGCGATTGCTAGCGTGGCAGAGACGATCATGCGTGAGTCCGATCTTCTCGAGGGTGCATCGTTAGTCGGCAAGCAAAGGCTCTGCACGACGAATTAAACGCGCGGGACGCGCTCGGCACGAACGTCGGATGCGCTCGCTTGCGCCGCGCCAGACGACTATAATCCGCTGCGCGTGAAATGAATACGCCCCAGGACCCCCGCCCAGGAACTGACCCATGCGATTCGTTGTATCGCTTGCTTTGCTGATGCTTTGGTCGACCACCATCCAGGCCGAAGATATGGCCGCAGCCCGATTGGCAAATTGGCACCAATGGCGCGGTCCGTTGGCCAATGGGACATCTCCTACGGCAAACCCGCCGCGCACCTGGGACGAGAATTCGAACGTCCGCTGGAAAGTTACTTTGCCGGGGGAGGGAAGTTCGACGCCGATTATTTGGAACGACAAAGTCTTTGTGCTTTCGGCAGTCATGACCGACCGCACCATCGAGTTGCCGCCAGAGCCAGAGAAACCGGCTGCCCAAGAGGGTACGCCCATGCCGCGGCGGGCCAAACGTCCCAACAACTACTTTCAGTTCGTAGTCATGTGCCTGGATCGGTCCACTGGCAATGTGCGTTGGCAGGATGTCGCCGCCGAGGAAGTGCCGCATGAAGGGCACCATCCTGACCACGGCTATGCGTCGTTCTCGCCGACAACCGATGGCCAGTACCTATATGTGTCGTTCGGGTCACGTGGCATTTTCTGTTACGACCTGAACGGCCGCCAGCAGTGGAAACGCGACTTGGGAGACATGCAGACATATGCCACCTTTGGCGAGGGAACGTCACCGGTCATACATGACGACTCGCTGATCGTGAATTGGGATCACCAGGGCGAGTCGTTTCTGATGGTGCTCGATGCGCATACCGGCGAGACGCGTTGGAAGGTCGATCGCGAGTCAGTAACCAGTTGGGCCACGCCGCTGGTCGTGGAATACGAAGGACGCACGCAGGTTATTGTCAACGCCAGCAGCCGTACGCGCAGTTACGACCTTAAAACGGGTGAGATCATCTGGGAATGCGGCGGACAGGTGGCGGCCGCCATCCCCTGCCCGGTCACCTACGAGGGGCTGGTGTACTGCATGACGGGATTCCGCGGCAGCGCCCTGTATGCCATTCCTCTCAGCGCCCAGGGAGACATTACCGACACAGACAAGGTAGCCTGGCATCGCCATGAGGCCACACCCTATGTGCCGTCGCCGCTCTTGTACGGCGACCTGCTTTATTTCACCGGCTCGAACTCGGCGATTTTGTCCTGCCTGGACGCGAAAACCGGTGAACCGGTTTTTGAAAAGAGTCGCTTGCAGGGACTGAAGAACCTTTACGCCTCGCCCGTAGGCGCCGCCGAACGCGTCTACATAACGGGGCGCGACGGGGTCACACTGGTGTTAAAGCACGGACGTACGCTGGAAGTGCTGGCGACGAACAAGCTCGACGATCGTATTGACGCCTCGCCGGCCATCGTTGGCACGCAGCTGTTTCTGCGAGGCCATGGTCACATGTATTGCCTTGAGGAAAAACCAGCGAAGCCCTAGTCGTGTGCGCCGTCCACGTGCTGATCGAAATCAATGATTGAGCCCGTCATCAGGCCCGAGCGGTCGGAAAGCATGAAGGCCACCATGCGAGCGGCTTCGCCAGACTTGATCAGCCGGCCGAACGGTTGAGTTTGTTCGGCCTTTTCGAGCCAGTCGCTGGGGGCATTGTGAAATTGCTTCTGGATGGCGTCCTCGCCGGGCGTGTCCATCCAACCCAGGTTGAGGCCGTTAACGCGAATGCGTTGCTTGACGACGGCATGAGCGACATTTTTCGTTAGTGTCGCCAGCGCGCCTTTGGACATCGAGTACGGCGTGAGGAACGACTGGCCGCCGTGGCTCGACATGCTGATGATGTTGACGATCGATCCGCGGATTCCTTTGTCGAGCATCAGCCGCACCGATTCCTGCATTAAAAAGAACGGCGCCCGCACGTTGAGCGCGACCATCTCGTCGAACAGTTCCGGCGATGAATCGAGAATCGTGCCGCGTCCCGTGTTGGCCGCGCTATTGACCAGATAGTCGACGCGACCGAAGGCGTCGCGAGCCGTTTGCACGATCTTGCGGCAATCGCTCACTCGCGTCAGGTCCGCCGACACGAACTCGGTGCGACAGCCCAGGCCGGTGAGCTCACCTGCCAGGCGGCGGCCATTCTCCGTATGGCGGCCGCAGATCACGAGGCCGTCGATCATTTTCTCAGCGAGCAATTGTCGCGAGATGGCTTCCCCCAGCCCTTGCGTGCTGCCCGTGACGATGGCGACTTTGCCGGCATTTTCGGCCATGGCGTGTTGCTCCTCGAAGATTGCGCGTGGTCACTGCTTTCAGCATACGAAGTGTAACGAGGAGGCGATCTCGACGGTATCCTAAGGCAATGGCGTCTTTGATAGCCCCGCACTGCCCTGTGCCGGCGAATTGAACATGCCGGCTGGGGCGAGTTAGAATGTGTGCGAGCCGTCCGTCCTGATCAAGTCTCCACTTTTCAGGCGATGAATTAGTTTGCAGAAGCGATGGACGTACGATATGCGCCGTGCCCACACGAGGGGAGTATTGTGCGCGCTGCTCGTGGCTTGGTCGGGCGTGAAATCCATCCCGGCGCGCGCTGCCGACGCACTGGCCGGCGATGTCGAGTTCTTTGAAAAAAAGATCCGGCCGATCTTTGTCGAGCATTGCAACGAGTGCCACAGCGGGGCAAAGCCCAAGGCAAACCTAAGGCTCGATGTCTCCGAGGGATGGATTCGCGGCGGCGATTCGGGGGCCGCGGTAGTGCCGGGCAAGCCCGACGCAAGTCCCTTAATAAGTGCCGTCCGTCACGATGGATTGGAAATGCCGCCGGCAGGAAAGCTTTCTGCCGAGAAAATTCAGCTGCTCGAGCAATGGGTGGCGCGCGGCGCACCGGCTCCGCGTGATTCTGAAACTCCGGCGCTTCCCGTGTCCCAGACAGTTATGGATTTGGAGACGGGCCGTAAGTTTTGGGCGTATCAAGCGACCCGAGAACCGGCAATTCCTGACATCGACGAGTCCAATGGGGGTGATCATCCTATCGATCGACTCGTGCGGGCTCGCCTGAAAGCCGAGAAGCTGGGTCCCTCGCCGCCCGCCGGCCGGGCAGTGCTTGTGCGGCGGCTGTATTTTGATTTGTGGGGGCTTCCCCCAGAGCCATCCGAACTCGAAGCCTGCGAGCACGATGCTTCCGCTGATTGGTACGAGGCACTCGTAGGCCGGCTTTTGGCCTCGCCGCGGTTTGCTGAGCGTTGGGGCCGGCACTGGCTGGACATCGTACGTTATGCCGAATCGTTGACGTTGCGGGGATTCATTCTGCCCGACGCCTGGCGCTATCGAGACTACGTGATTGATAATTTTCATCGAGATCGACCCTACGATCAATTTCTGCGCGAGCAAATCGCCGGCGACCTGTTGCCGACTGTATCGGTCGAAGACCGCCAACGACAATTAATCGCGACCACGTTTCTGGCGCTGGGCAATACCAATCTCGAAGAGCAAGACAAGCGCCAACTCGACATGGATGTGGTTGACGAGCAACTCGATGTCATCGGCAAGGCGTTTCTCGCGCAAACGATCGGATGCGCGCGCTGTCATGACCACAAGTTCGACCCGATTCCAACGCGAGACTACTACGCCCTGGCCGGCATATTGCGCAACGTCCAGGCATTGGAACACGAAAATGTTTCAAAGTGGATGACGGTTCCGTTGCCTTTGCCGCCAGAAGAAGAAATGAAATTCGCGCGCCAGGAAACCGCCTTGGCGACGATCGGCCGCGAAATCGAAGAGACACGGGCCCAGATCGCGGCACGGGCCGGCAACACGGCCGGGGTCGACCTGTTGCGCGGGCAATTCGCGGCTTCTGCCAAAATCCCCGGCATCGTCGTCGACGATAGCCAGGCCAGAAAGGTCGGCCAGTGGCAAACGTCGCAGCACACGAAGCCTTATGTGGGCGCTGGCTACATTCACGATCTTGACGAGGGAAAAGGAGACAAGACCGTCACTTTCGTCCCAGAATTACCGAGCAACGGCCGCTACGAAGTGCGGTTGGCGTACACGCCCGGCCCGAATCGCGCTGCCGATGTTCCGGTTACGGTGTTCAGTGCCGATGGCGAAAAGCTCGTACACGTGAACATGCAGCGGCGCCCACAGCTCGATGGCCGCTTTGTATCCCTCGGCGAGTATCGTTGCGAAGTCGCGGGGCAAAGCTTCGTACTCGTTACCAATGAAAACACCCGCGGGCATGTCGTGGCGGACGCCGTGCAGTTTCTGCCGGTGGATGAAGCCGCCCGGCCGGCCGAACGCGACAAGGACGCGCCATCAGGTCCGTCGAATGCGGATTCGGACATAGCTGCCCAGAAGAAGAAATTGCAGACGCTCGAAAGCGATCTCAAACGCATGCGCGCGGCGGCCGCAAAACACCCGACCGTTATGACCGTGGTCGAGCGAAACAAGATTGAGGACACTGTCGTACATATCCGCGGATCGGTCCACGCATTGGGAGACGTCGTCCCGCGAGGTGTTTTACAAGTTGTCGCGCCGC
Proteins encoded in this window:
- a CDS encoding SET domain-containing protein-lysine N-methyltransferase, producing the protein MPKTKQRRAAAEVAVRRGSRVRVARTKVGWGVFAERWFAASEIIGEIEGHIIDDLDYGSRYCMDLGDSRCLEPAPPFRFMNHCCEPNCTFSWHDIEGRNGQPAQRRVFVIANYRIARGEELTIDYRWPPHMAIPCRCGAESCRQWVVAESDLDTVLAAIATQRSVAKQASAPSQIGP
- a CDS encoding RNA-binding protein, with the protein product MGKKLYVGNLSYSVKNSDLEALFAPFGTIQSVQVIEDRETGRSKGFAFVEMGTEAEAQAAIRGLHEQEHEGRPLTVNEAKPREDRGGPRGGGGGGGGGGRRPGGYGGGRSGGGGGGGGGGRGGRY
- a CDS encoding cold shock domain-containing protein — translated: MPQGTIKKLISEKGFGFIAGERGELFFHHSAVEGTSIEALHEGQTVEYTEGRGPKGPRAENVKVV
- a CDS encoding 3-hydroxyacyl-ACP dehydratase FabZ family protein, giving the protein MSTLERIISPDAFDLENVIADREAINQVNPQRFEWEQLSAVVHDDPDSQIIVGYRDLTEDQWWCRGHFPGRPLVPGVLICEAAAQLCSYHAQIHDLTNGKTLGFGGLDRVRFREMVSVPSRLVIMAKVVKIRHGTMIVYRFQCYVRDSLVCDGELRGIGLPAL
- a CDS encoding PQQ-binding-like beta-propeller repeat protein, with translation MRFVVSLALLMLWSTTIQAEDMAAARLANWHQWRGPLANGTSPTANPPRTWDENSNVRWKVTLPGEGSSTPIIWNDKVFVLSAVMTDRTIELPPEPEKPAAQEGTPMPRRAKRPNNYFQFVVMCLDRSTGNVRWQDVAAEEVPHEGHHPDHGYASFSPTTDGQYLYVSFGSRGIFCYDLNGRQQWKRDLGDMQTYATFGEGTSPVIHDDSLIVNWDHQGESFLMVLDAHTGETRWKVDRESVTSWATPLVVEYEGRTQVIVNASSRTRSYDLKTGEIIWECGGQVAAAIPCPVTYEGLVYCMTGFRGSALYAIPLSAQGDITDTDKVAWHRHEATPYVPSPLLYGDLLYFTGSNSAILSCLDAKTGEPVFEKSRLQGLKNLYASPVGAAERVYITGRDGVTLVLKHGRTLEVLATNKLDDRIDASPAIVGTQLFLRGHGHMYCLEEKPAKP
- a CDS encoding SDR family oxidoreductase, whose protein sequence is MAENAGKVAIVTGSTQGLGEAISRQLLAEKMIDGLVICGRHTENGRRLAGELTGLGCRTEFVSADLTRVSDCRKIVQTARDAFGRVDYLVNSAANTGRGTILDSSPELFDEMVALNVRAPFFLMQESVRLMLDKGIRGSIVNIISMSSHGGQSFLTPYSMSKGALATLTKNVAHAVVKQRIRVNGLNLGWMDTPGEDAIQKQFHNAPSDWLEKAEQTQPFGRLIKSGEAARMVAFMLSDRSGLMTGSIIDFDQHVDGAHD
- a CDS encoding DUF1553 domain-containing protein, which translates into the protein MRRAHTRGVLCALLVAWSGVKSIPARAADALAGDVEFFEKKIRPIFVEHCNECHSGAKPKANLRLDVSEGWIRGGDSGAAVVPGKPDASPLISAVRHDGLEMPPAGKLSAEKIQLLEQWVARGAPAPRDSETPALPVSQTVMDLETGRKFWAYQATREPAIPDIDESNGGDHPIDRLVRARLKAEKLGPSPPAGRAVLVRRLYFDLWGLPPEPSELEACEHDASADWYEALVGRLLASPRFAERWGRHWLDIVRYAESLTLRGFILPDAWRYRDYVIDNFHRDRPYDQFLREQIAGDLLPTVSVEDRQRQLIATTFLALGNTNLEEQDKRQLDMDVVDEQLDVIGKAFLAQTIGCARCHDHKFDPIPTRDYYALAGILRNVQALEHENVSKWMTVPLPLPPEEEMKFARQETALATIGREIEETRAQIAARAGNTAGVDLLRGQFAASAKIPGIVVDDSQARKVGQWQTSQHTKPYVGAGYIHDLDEGKGDKTVTFVPELPSNGRYEVRLAYTPGPNRAADVPVTVFSADGEKLVHVNMQRRPQLDGRFVSLGEYRCEVAGQSFVLVTNENTRGHVVADAVQFLPVDEAARPAERDKDAPSGPSNADSDIAAQKKKLQTLESDLKRMRAAAAKHPTVMTVVERNKIEDTVVHIRGSVHALGDVVPRGVLQVVAPRFEMPMPADQSGRVQFAEWLAAAENPLTARVYVNRVCHWLFGQGLVRTVDNFGSTGELPSHPELLDHLALRFVARGWSVKQLVRYIVTSQTYRQSSAERADGLATDPENRLLWRNNRQRLEAECLRDAMLSISGQLSLDVGGSTIRAGTSADYDYVDTGTRRSVYLPVLRNALSEFLDVFDFPDPSLVVGRRNVSTVAPQALLLMNHPLVQAQAAAAARRLLAEELTDDQARLLRACLQVLGRNPSTAEREVIGQSLAAGGPQAEPAQPREEAWTEVYHLLFSSLDFRYRD